One Deinococcus psychrotolerans genomic window carries:
- a CDS encoding MFS transporter, whose product MSVTSPPHVASGRWSALAGLATGLFFTMAPWFSAAALLPQLRELWTLTDVASAWLTLAVQLGFVLGAVLSAAFNLADRVTPQRLILVGGLLAAASNLGLLFASGLGSATLLRALTGAALALVYPSALKAMSAWFVTGRGVALGVMVGGLTLGSALPHLINGFGGANWRVVIVATSVLAALGGLIAVRVGEGPYRFPAAVFQPSQAWKMLSGRGMRLATLGYLGHMWELYAMWAWFAAFFSQVLAGPADSEHREAAFATFAVIGIGALGCVLGGVLGDRWGRTRLVILALACSGGCALVLSGLLLLGASPMVLLAVSLIWGFWIIADSAQFSAITSEISDSAYVGTALTAQLGLGYTLTAVSIALVPILVRASGWPATFVLLALGPVVGIFALRLLSRLPEATRIAGGRG is encoded by the coding sequence ATGTCCGTAACTTCTCCTCCACATGTAGCATCTGGACGCTGGTCGGCGCTCGCCGGGCTGGCCACCGGTTTGTTCTTCACCATGGCACCGTGGTTCTCAGCGGCGGCACTGTTGCCGCAGTTGCGTGAGCTGTGGACACTGACTGATGTGGCTTCGGCATGGTTGACCTTGGCCGTCCAACTGGGATTCGTGCTGGGTGCCGTGCTCAGCGCTGCCTTCAACCTCGCTGACCGGGTGACGCCTCAACGATTGATTCTGGTGGGTGGCCTCCTCGCCGCCGCGAGTAATTTAGGCCTGCTGTTTGCCAGCGGTCTCGGCTCTGCCACGCTGCTGCGCGCGTTGACTGGGGCCGCATTGGCACTGGTCTACCCTTCGGCGCTGAAAGCCATGTCGGCCTGGTTTGTCACTGGGCGTGGGGTCGCGCTCGGCGTGATGGTCGGAGGACTGACACTCGGCTCGGCCTTGCCTCATTTGATCAACGGCTTCGGCGGTGCCAATTGGCGCGTGGTCATCGTGGCTACCAGTGTGCTGGCAGCGCTCGGCGGATTGATTGCCGTGCGGGTGGGAGAGGGGCCTTACCGGTTTCCGGCAGCTGTTTTCCAGCCGTCTCAGGCTTGGAAGATGCTCAGCGGGCGGGGCATGCGGCTGGCCACTTTGGGCTACCTGGGCCACATGTGGGAGTTGTATGCCATGTGGGCCTGGTTCGCCGCTTTCTTCAGTCAGGTGCTTGCAGGCCCCGCTGATTCTGAGCACCGTGAAGCGGCGTTTGCCACCTTCGCCGTGATCGGTATTGGCGCGCTCGGCTGCGTTCTGGGCGGTGTTCTCGGTGATCGGTGGGGCCGGACTCGCCTCGTGATTCTGGCGTTGGCATGCTCGGGTGGTTGTGCATTGGTTCTCTCCGGGCTGCTGTTGCTGGGCGCTTCACCGATGGTTCTGCTGGCCGTGAGTCTCATCTGGGGGTTCTGGATCATTGCGGATTCCGCTCAGTTCTCGGCTATCACCAGCGAGATCAGCGATTCTGCCTACGTCGGAACGGCCCTGACCGCGCAGTTGGGACTGGGCTATACCTTGACAGCCGTGAGTATCGCGCTGGTGCCCATCTTGGTGCGTGCGAGCGGTTGGCCAGCGACGTTTGTGTTGCTGGCCCTGGGACCGGTGGTGGGTATTTTCGCTCTTCGTCTGTTGTCCAGGCTGCCTGAGGCCACTCGAATCGCCGGTGGACGTGGCTGA
- a CDS encoding RNA ligase family protein, whose amino-acid sequence MDARRKYPRTPHLPWSSGVGTDDDSLPNTHAFVGQEVVVTEKLDGENTTLYRRGLHARSLDPRPHPSRDWVKGLQSRVGYLIPDGWRVCGENLYARHSLGYHELDSHFYLFSIWDETNTSLNWDETLAWAERLGVPTPRQLYRGFWDERLIRALPVDPEVMEGYVVRTVRGFAYAAFQDHLAKYVRAGHVQTDEHWMHQAVTPNRLRKEP is encoded by the coding sequence ATGGACGCCCGGCGCAAATACCCTCGCACACCTCACCTGCCCTGGTCGTCAGGCGTGGGCACTGACGACGATTCATTGCCAAATACCCACGCCTTCGTCGGTCAGGAGGTCGTGGTGACCGAGAAGCTCGACGGCGAGAACACCACCCTCTACCGCCGTGGTCTGCATGCCCGTTCGCTCGACCCCAGGCCGCACCCGTCGCGCGACTGGGTGAAGGGACTTCAGAGCCGAGTCGGTTACCTGATTCCCGATGGGTGGCGGGTGTGCGGCGAAAACCTTTACGCCCGGCACTCGCTTGGTTACCACGAGCTGGACAGCCACTTCTACCTTTTCAGCATCTGGGATGAAACCAACACGAGCCTGAATTGGGATGAGACCCTCGCCTGGGCCGAACGTCTCGGTGTGCCTACCCCTCGCCAGCTCTACCGGGGATTCTGGGACGAACGGCTGATCCGTGCCCTGCCAGTAGATCCGGAGGTGATGGAAGGCTACGTGGTTCGCACGGTGCGGGGCTTTGCTTACGCCGCCTTTCAGGATCACCTCGCCAAATACGTGCGCGCGGGCCATGTTCAGACGGACGAACACTGGATGCATCAGGCGGTCACGCCCAACAGATTGAGGAAAGAACCATGA
- a CDS encoding AAA family ATPase — MRPLLESLRRGASPDLAVFQAALGDVLPLLDQLAGTEQEPLWHAEGSVAAHTSQVLQEAYRVAETAGLDSDTRLTLILAALLHDIGKPLTTRRSEDLNGQTRIISPRHADRGRSYLAYRLPELELPAGIQQGIMALVGHHHNLGRTYEAGTLAAYRRLARQVDLRLLYLLEQADLRGRISADQDSRLEDLELFRLQAEEYGLWSGEDPYSGWLALIQGDLNDGSSELTDLTLQQGILDFEAGLIQTPQEAVARSYPARAGFPELVVTCGPSGSGKSSWIAEQLPDHAVVSLDALRAELAGKRADQSLNGHVLQEAKERLRSVLRRKGKVVWDATNTRRDFRRVPLGLGFDYGALTSLVVFQPPVSAVFGRNPGRLHAVPPQVLAQQVENAEFPYLPEAHRTLLLDEDHRITGQAGFSLSAVGRL; from the coding sequence ATGAGACCGCTACTGGAAAGCCTCCGGCGCGGAGCTTCACCTGATCTGGCCGTCTTTCAGGCGGCCCTGGGCGACGTGCTGCCCTTACTCGACCAGCTGGCGGGAACTGAGCAGGAACCGCTCTGGCACGCCGAGGGAAGCGTGGCCGCGCATACCAGCCAGGTGCTGCAAGAGGCTTACCGGGTCGCTGAAACGGCAGGACTGGACTCGGACACGCGCCTGACACTGATTCTGGCGGCCCTGCTGCACGACATCGGAAAGCCGTTGACCACCAGACGTTCAGAAGACCTGAACGGGCAGACACGCATCATCTCGCCGCGCCACGCTGACCGGGGCCGCTCTTATCTGGCTTACCGCTTGCCAGAGTTGGAGCTGCCGGCCGGAATACAGCAGGGCATCATGGCTCTGGTCGGTCACCACCACAACCTGGGCCGCACCTACGAGGCCGGAACGTTGGCTGCTTACCGCCGACTGGCCCGGCAGGTTGATCTGCGGCTGCTGTATCTGCTCGAGCAGGCCGATCTCCGTGGACGCATCAGCGCTGATCAGGATTCCCGCCTTGAAGACCTGGAACTGTTCCGCCTTCAGGCCGAGGAGTATGGTCTCTGGAGCGGAGAAGACCCGTACAGCGGCTGGCTGGCCCTGATTCAGGGCGATTTGAATGATGGCTCTTCTGAACTGACCGACCTCACGCTCCAGCAAGGCATCCTCGATTTCGAGGCTGGGCTGATCCAGACGCCTCAGGAAGCAGTCGCCCGATCCTACCCTGCCCGCGCCGGGTTTCCGGAACTGGTGGTGACCTGTGGGCCGAGCGGATCGGGGAAAAGCAGCTGGATCGCCGAACAGCTGCCCGATCATGCGGTGGTCTCGCTCGACGCCCTGAGAGCCGAGCTGGCTGGAAAGCGGGCCGATCAATCACTCAACGGACACGTGCTTCAGGAGGCCAAGGAGCGGTTGCGAAGCGTACTGCGGCGCAAAGGAAAGGTCGTCTGGGACGCAACGAACACCCGGCGTGACTTTCGGAGAGTGCCCCTAGGATTGGGCTTCGACTACGGCGCACTCACGAGCCTGGTGGTCTTTCAGCCGCCCGTGAGTGCTGTATTCGGGCGCAATCCAGGTCGCCTGCACGCTGTTCCACCGCAAGTACTGGCCCAGCAGGTCGAGAATGCCGAGTTTCCGTACTTGCCCGAGGCGCACCGTACCCTCTTGCTCGACGAAGACCACCGGATCACGGGGCAGGCAGGATTTTCCTTATCAGCAGTGGGTCGCCTGTAA
- a CDS encoding diguanylate cyclase domain-containing protein, which translates to MGDSLLRGYGVWLSRVTHERAQVYRLGGDEFVVLVRHTLLSPEAFSAWAMNRLQIPFVDDVSAAIGIAWRHECENVRAVLGLADERMYAVKKADAPTTATQERRRFRTPT; encoded by the coding sequence ATGGGCGACTCGCTCCTGCGGGGCTATGGAGTCTGGCTCTCGCGCGTGACGCATGAACGCGCTCAGGTCTACCGCCTGGGAGGCGATGAGTTCGTCGTCTTGGTGCGTCACACGCTGCTGTCGCCGGAAGCGTTCTCAGCCTGGGCGATGAACCGTCTGCAAATTCCTTTTGTCGACGACGTGAGTGCAGCAATTGGGATTGCGTGGCGGCATGAGTGTGAGAATGTCCGGGCGGTGTTGGGGCTGGCAGATGAGCGGATGTACGCGGTCAAGAAAGCTGACGCTCCTACGACGGCCACTCAGGAACGTCGCCGTTTCCGCACGCCAACTTGA
- a CDS encoding ester cyclase: MSGNAHEEVVRQIIERAFNGGDLSAVDELLQPEAVDHQEAPGANFPTHLKQVISMLRTAFPDLHFEIQHLMSSGDVVAMNSVMTGTHLGPFRDLPPSGRQIQVRHMHFVRVVDGRGDDLWHLWDMPGLLRQLAPARSAEPAA, encoded by the coding sequence ATGTCGGGCAACGCGCATGAAGAAGTGGTTCGTCAGATAATCGAGCGAGCGTTTAACGGGGGAGACCTGAGCGCTGTCGATGAATTGCTCCAGCCAGAGGCCGTTGATCATCAGGAAGCGCCGGGAGCAAACTTTCCCACACACCTGAAACAGGTCATTTCAATGCTGCGAACCGCCTTCCCCGATCTCCATTTCGAGATTCAGCATTTGATGTCCAGCGGAGATGTCGTGGCGATGAATTCGGTCATGACGGGTACGCATCTGGGGCCTTTCCGTGACCTGCCGCCCAGCGGACGGCAGATCCAGGTGCGGCACATGCATTTTGTCCGGGTGGTGGACGGCAGGGGCGACGATCTGTGGCATCTGTGGGACATGCCCGGACTGCTGAGACAACTTGCGCCTGCGCGGAGTGCCGAGCCTGCTGCTTGA
- a CDS encoding TetR/AcrR family transcriptional regulator — protein MSEIKAVPQLTHRQRQALQTRQLIVQAATERFLQDGYGNATMESIATQAGVAVSTVYSAFTSKRGLLQAIRENWHQDSEQRALYTQASTKPDLAQRLELAAHATRRQWETGGQMIRVYTTAAAVDLEAAAELQEAMSGRRAALGQTMRRWAQEFGLDPEEAAASFLALTRAEVYQELVGEWGWTPQRYERWLADVLQSQFHQSRTAD, from the coding sequence ATGTCCGAAATCAAGGCGGTTCCTCAGCTGACCCACCGACAGCGCCAAGCCCTCCAGACCCGACAATTAATCGTGCAGGCCGCTACCGAGCGGTTTCTTCAGGATGGCTATGGCAACGCCACCATGGAGTCCATTGCTACCCAGGCTGGGGTGGCGGTGAGTACCGTGTACAGCGCCTTTACCAGCAAACGGGGATTGCTTCAAGCCATTCGGGAGAACTGGCATCAGGACTCTGAGCAACGTGCATTGTACACACAGGCCAGCACCAAACCTGACCTCGCACAACGCCTTGAGTTGGCTGCACACGCCACCCGGCGACAGTGGGAAACTGGCGGACAGATGATCCGGGTCTACACCACGGCGGCGGCTGTGGATCTGGAAGCGGCTGCTGAACTTCAAGAGGCCATGAGCGGCAGACGCGCCGCTCTGGGCCAGACCATGCGGCGCTGGGCACAGGAGTTCGGACTTGATCCGGAAGAGGCCGCCGCCAGCTTCCTGGCCCTGACGCGCGCCGAGGTGTACCAGGAACTGGTTGGCGAGTGGGGCTGGACACCCCAGCGGTACGAGCGGTGGCTGGCCGATGTCCTACAATCGCAGTTCCATCAGTCCAGGACTGCGGACTGA
- a CDS encoding LacI family DNA-binding transcriptional regulator yields the protein MSRTIKLSDVAHHAGVSVPTVSRVLRGVPNVAPELKARVDQSVTILGYRPNRLAKSLREQRTNIIGYLSAGNTATFHNILAQGIQDAALERGYAVITGHGSSLEREIMYAQIFEGYHVDGLIVIPSSDSDPYLESLSRQMPIVEVDRTLGDFSRYAVLLDNRNAIAQAVDHLVQLGHSDIGLIYGDAPVSTEVERHAGFLESLAAHGLPINPGRLVSDVFSEAGGMRATTFLLTQDTPPTALIVTTNEMLAGAVQAIRLLGLRLPNDVSLIGMDDARWTRLMEPPLTVIVQPAYNMGYQAGQLLIQTLDDSAELPAGSRVHRLSAQLIVRSSTAPPQEVPTMAP from the coding sequence ATGTCTAGGACTATTAAGTTGTCTGACGTTGCGCACCACGCTGGAGTTTCGGTTCCGACAGTGAGCCGTGTGCTCCGGGGCGTGCCCAACGTTGCCCCTGAACTCAAGGCCAGGGTTGATCAGTCCGTAACCATACTGGGCTACCGGCCTAACCGTCTCGCTAAAAGTCTTCGCGAACAACGAACGAATATCATCGGGTACCTCTCCGCCGGTAACACAGCCACATTCCATAACATTCTTGCTCAGGGAATTCAGGACGCTGCTCTTGAACGAGGCTACGCCGTCATTACTGGTCATGGGAGTTCTCTTGAGCGAGAGATTATGTACGCTCAGATCTTTGAGGGCTACCACGTCGACGGGCTAATTGTCATACCGTCCTCAGACAGTGATCCGTACCTAGAATCCCTATCCCGTCAAATGCCCATCGTTGAAGTTGACCGCACGCTCGGTGATTTCAGCCGATACGCAGTGCTTCTCGACAACCGCAACGCCATTGCCCAGGCGGTCGATCATCTCGTCCAGCTCGGCCACAGCGACATCGGGCTGATCTACGGTGATGCACCAGTGAGTACGGAAGTCGAACGGCATGCCGGTTTTCTGGAGAGTCTGGCTGCTCACGGCTTACCCATCAATCCAGGGCGACTCGTCTCTGACGTGTTCTCTGAAGCTGGCGGCATGCGCGCCACCACTTTTTTACTCACGCAAGACACGCCCCCGACCGCCCTGATCGTCACCACCAACGAGATGCTGGCCGGCGCTGTTCAGGCGATCCGACTTCTCGGGCTTCGGCTCCCCAACGACGTCTCCCTCATCGGAATGGATGACGCTCGCTGGACAAGACTGATGGAACCACCACTCACGGTCATCGTACAGCCTGCATACAACATGGGCTATCAGGCCGGACAGCTCCTTATCCAGACCCTTGACGACTCAGCGGAACTTCCCGCTGGTTCCCGTGTTCATCGACTCTCGGCGCAACTCATTGTGCGTTCTTCAACAGCACCCCCGCAGGAGGTTCCCACTATGGCTCCCTAA
- a CDS encoding ABC transporter substrate-binding protein, which translates to MRRTLTLTAALAATLALSLAQAKDITVWVIDGTSERPYFLQLEKAFNAANASKGITAKVTPIPNINDALKAGFLSKKLPDVIMLDGPNMANYVWSGQLTPLNSYLDKAMLSDLLPAIRAQGTYSPDGKMYSVSPYDSTVLLWGNKKYLKAAGVRIPKNVNDAWTLTEFQDALSKLSKVKGVTWPLDLKLNYSGEWLSFGFAPLLQSCGADLINRKTWQATGTLNSPASVKILTTLQDWKNKKWIVPQSGGDNRFYGDKTAALAWVGNWMWRDHKAGLKDDLVLIPAPKFCGNKQVSPNGGWSWAIPASSSNKADAGTFINFAMSTRQVAQYADITGYIPARKSATPLSKVYGKGGEGELMAEQAATIAVVRPVYPAYPVISKSFGDAVLNILNGANVKSELDKAAAAIDKDIAANKGYPPFGK; encoded by the coding sequence ATGCGCCGTACCCTGACCCTCACTGCCGCTCTCGCCGCCACCCTCGCCCTTTCTCTTGCACAGGCTAAAGACATCACCGTCTGGGTCATCGACGGAACCTCCGAGCGCCCCTATTTCCTCCAGCTCGAAAAGGCCTTCAACGCCGCAAACGCCAGCAAAGGCATTACCGCCAAGGTCACCCCGATCCCCAACATCAACGACGCTCTCAAGGCCGGCTTTCTCAGCAAGAAACTTCCCGACGTCATCATGCTCGACGGCCCCAACATGGCCAACTACGTCTGGTCTGGCCAGCTCACCCCTCTCAATTCCTACCTCGACAAGGCCATGTTGAGTGATTTGCTTCCTGCCATCCGCGCTCAGGGTACGTACAGCCCGGACGGCAAGATGTACTCCGTCAGTCCTTACGACTCCACTGTGCTGCTCTGGGGCAATAAAAAGTACCTCAAAGCTGCTGGCGTCCGCATTCCGAAGAACGTCAACGATGCATGGACCTTGACTGAATTCCAAGATGCCCTGAGTAAACTCAGCAAGGTCAAGGGCGTCACATGGCCCCTGGATCTCAAGCTGAACTACAGTGGCGAGTGGCTCAGTTTCGGCTTTGCTCCTTTGCTGCAATCCTGCGGCGCTGACCTGATCAACCGCAAGACCTGGCAGGCTACTGGCACCCTGAACTCCCCGGCGTCGGTCAAGATACTTACCACCTTGCAGGATTGGAAGAACAAGAAATGGATCGTGCCACAGAGTGGCGGTGACAACCGTTTTTACGGCGATAAAACGGCTGCCCTCGCGTGGGTCGGCAACTGGATGTGGCGCGATCACAAAGCTGGCCTCAAGGACGATCTGGTGCTTATTCCCGCGCCGAAGTTCTGCGGGAATAAGCAAGTCTCGCCTAACGGCGGCTGGAGCTGGGCCATTCCCGCCAGTTCTTCGAATAAGGCGGACGCTGGCACTTTCATTAACTTCGCCATGTCCACGCGCCAGGTGGCGCAGTACGCGGACATCACCGGCTATATTCCTGCCCGCAAGTCTGCCACGCCCCTAAGCAAGGTGTACGGCAAGGGTGGCGAGGGTGAATTGATGGCCGAACAGGCTGCCACCATCGCTGTGGTGCGCCCGGTGTATCCAGCCTACCCGGTGATCTCCAAGTCCTTCGGGGACGCCGTGCTGAACATCTTAAACGGCGCAAATGTTAAGTCAGAACTCGACAAAGCAGCGGCAGCCATTGACAAAGACATTGCTGCAAACAAGGGCTACCCACCGTTCGGCAAATAA
- a CDS encoding carbohydrate ABC transporter permease produces MQSQSPQVLVAKSKGKSKDKRQSLSEELLLLLPATVLLVGFLIVPFVMAIYLSFTDQRLIPNPVPTGLVGFQNYVQILTDPEFWQAFRNTAYFALLVVPFQCGISLLVAVFLNSNFPLRSFFRSMAILPLMTPMTVVIVIWSAFYRIPDGLFNNLIKAFGASTYVDWLGSAAWAMPAIVLLSAWATFPFQMLLYLAGLQDIPSERYEAARIDGANGWQQFWYITFPGLRNTNILVLITTTIGAFKLFTQVDILTRGGPIGSTNTLVRYMIQQGYSSQLVGYGSAMAVIFVIIVGALAIFQRVLVKNE; encoded by the coding sequence GTGCAAAGCCAGTCTCCCCAAGTGCTCGTGGCCAAGTCCAAGGGCAAATCCAAAGATAAACGTCAATCCCTGAGCGAAGAGTTGCTGCTACTGCTGCCCGCCACCGTGCTGCTGGTGGGCTTTCTGATCGTGCCCTTCGTAATGGCCATCTATCTGTCGTTCACTGACCAGCGTCTGATTCCCAATCCGGTGCCTACAGGGCTGGTGGGCTTTCAGAATTACGTCCAGATTCTGACCGATCCGGAGTTCTGGCAAGCTTTCAGAAACACCGCGTATTTTGCCCTGCTGGTTGTTCCGTTTCAGTGTGGAATTTCTCTGTTGGTCGCGGTTTTTCTCAATTCCAACTTTCCACTCCGGTCTTTCTTCCGGAGCATGGCCATCCTGCCGCTGATGACACCCATGACTGTGGTCATCGTCATCTGGTCTGCTTTTTACCGCATCCCAGACGGCCTGTTCAACAACCTCATCAAAGCTTTCGGTGCGTCGACTTATGTGGATTGGCTGGGGAGCGCTGCGTGGGCCATGCCGGCCATCGTGCTGCTCTCTGCGTGGGCTACCTTCCCCTTTCAAATGCTGCTCTACCTCGCCGGCCTTCAGGACATTCCCAGCGAGCGCTACGAGGCGGCCCGTATTGACGGTGCCAACGGCTGGCAGCAGTTCTGGTACATCACTTTCCCTGGTCTTCGCAATACCAACATCCTGGTCCTGATCACCACGACCATTGGAGCGTTCAAGCTATTCACGCAGGTGGACATCCTGACGCGGGGCGGGCCGATCGGCTCGACCAACACCTTGGTTCGGTACATGATTCAGCAGGGGTACTCCAGCCAGTTAGTTGGGTACGGCTCGGCGATGGCCGTGATTTTCGTGATCATCGTTGGTGCTCTGGCCATTTTCCAGCGCGTCCTAGTCAAAAACGAGTAG
- a CDS encoding carbohydrate ABC transporter permease, whose translation MKLVRMILGVLLTLLILGPLMMMISISLNPDEAAINAILGTAKAFIPTALSLQNYKEVITDPYQPFMRYLFNTLFVTICTVGLGVLVNSSAAFALAWGHGTYRKFYLAVIIAVFVIPGEGLLIPLILMMSRLGWLDSYQVQIVPFIASAFSIFLFYQFFSKIPAELIEAARIDGAHLPTIFLKIALPLSKPVIATTAILGFLDVWNSYLWPSMVTRGVEYRPLSVAMAAFFGSQQSYWGNVSAFAVLMALPVIIVFLIFQRWFVASVIGSGVKG comes from the coding sequence ATGAAATTAGTACGAATGATTCTCGGTGTGCTTCTGACCCTCCTGATACTTGGGCCGCTCATGATGATGATTTCTATCAGCCTCAATCCGGATGAAGCTGCCATCAACGCTATCTTGGGCACCGCTAAGGCGTTTATTCCGACGGCTCTGTCCCTCCAAAATTACAAGGAGGTCATTACCGATCCGTACCAGCCTTTTATGCGGTACCTCTTCAACACGCTATTCGTGACGATCTGCACGGTGGGACTGGGTGTGCTGGTTAATTCTTCGGCTGCTTTCGCTCTCGCCTGGGGCCATGGAACGTACCGCAAGTTTTACTTGGCAGTGATCATTGCCGTTTTCGTCATCCCCGGGGAGGGCCTGCTCATTCCGCTCATCCTAATGATGAGCCGCCTCGGCTGGCTGGACAGCTATCAGGTGCAGATTGTGCCCTTCATTGCCAGCGCCTTCTCGATCTTTCTCTTTTATCAGTTCTTCTCGAAAATTCCCGCTGAACTCATTGAGGCTGCGCGCATTGACGGTGCCCATCTGCCGACCATCTTCTTGAAGATCGCGCTGCCCTTGAGTAAGCCAGTGATCGCCACAACTGCCATCCTGGGTTTCCTGGACGTATGGAACAGTTACCTATGGCCGAGCATGGTGACGCGTGGTGTGGAATACCGCCCACTGAGTGTGGCAATGGCCGCGTTCTTTGGCAGTCAGCAATCTTACTGGGGTAATGTGTCTGCCTTTGCGGTGCTGATGGCGCTGCCTGTCATCATTGTCTTCCTGATCTTCCAGCGTTGGTTCGTTGCCTCTGTGATCGGTTCCGGCGTGAAGGGTTGA
- a CDS encoding glycoside hydrolase family 32 protein produces the protein MSRNAVRQDPYRPHVHYTPAANWINDPNGLVYFGGQYHLFYQYNPYSSSHAHMHWGQAVSTDLVHWQERGVALTEGEHQIFSGSAVVDWKNSSGLGDGTSPFLVACYTGHTETHQAQYLASSQDRGETWTLHPDAVLDRGKQDFRDPKVFWHAPSAAWIMTVVHPIEREVELLRSADLHTWTSLSVFGPTGETGGIWEVPDLFPVLDDDGQEHWVLKVDLNPGGPYGGSGVQYWLGDFDGQRFTTRTPSRWVDHGQDFYAAITWHDLPERRVWLSWMSNWQYAHHVPTATEGWRGAMSLPREVGVSVDADGPILVQRPVPELQILRQTLRPLHLGVTSLQVDQAHEFLLNWSAAESFHVRLEFRSEAGIEVSVEVTPEEVVVRRPKTVVTAGLDGYAGEHRAPLPPLGAYDLHLFLDASSLEVFAGGGRAIITDLLFPAQPICEATCTIKGLDHGSFTGALWPLSQADFST, from the coding sequence ATGAGCAGAAATGCCGTCCGTCAGGATCCTTATCGTCCACATGTGCATTACACGCCGGCTGCCAACTGGATCAACGATCCGAACGGGCTGGTGTACTTCGGCGGGCAGTACCACTTGTTCTATCAGTACAACCCTTACTCCAGTTCCCACGCCCATATGCACTGGGGGCAGGCCGTCAGTACAGATCTGGTGCATTGGCAAGAGCGGGGTGTTGCCCTGACAGAAGGGGAACACCAGATCTTCTCCGGCAGCGCTGTGGTGGACTGGAAGAACAGCAGCGGATTAGGTGACGGCACGTCTCCTTTCTTAGTGGCCTGCTATACCGGGCACACCGAGACCCACCAAGCGCAATACCTTGCAAGTAGCCAGGATAGAGGGGAAACCTGGACGCTTCATCCAGATGCGGTTCTGGACCGGGGGAAGCAGGACTTCCGTGATCCGAAGGTGTTCTGGCATGCGCCGTCGGCCGCCTGGATCATGACGGTGGTTCATCCGATTGAGCGGGAAGTGGAGCTGTTGCGTTCGGCAGATCTGCATACCTGGACGTCGCTGAGCGTTTTTGGCCCAACAGGTGAGACAGGCGGCATCTGGGAGGTGCCGGATCTCTTTCCGGTACTGGATGATGATGGGCAGGAGCACTGGGTGCTGAAAGTGGACCTGAATCCTGGTGGGCCGTATGGCGGTTCAGGGGTGCAGTACTGGTTGGGGGACTTTGATGGTCAGCGTTTCACAACCCGCACGCCTTCCCGGTGGGTGGATCATGGCCAGGACTTCTACGCAGCGATCACGTGGCATGATCTTCCGGAGCGCCGGGTCTGGCTCAGCTGGATGAGCAACTGGCAGTATGCCCATCATGTCCCAACTGCGACTGAGGGATGGCGCGGGGCCATGAGCCTGCCCCGTGAGGTGGGCGTCAGCGTTGACGCAGACGGACCGATACTGGTTCAGCGACCGGTACCTGAATTGCAGATATTGAGGCAGACGCTGCGTCCCTTGCATCTGGGAGTGACATCCCTGCAAGTTGATCAGGCACATGAATTTCTCCTGAACTGGTCCGCAGCCGAATCCTTCCACGTGCGGCTGGAGTTCCGCTCGGAGGCAGGCATCGAGGTGAGCGTGGAGGTCACGCCAGAAGAGGTCGTCGTGCGCCGTCCCAAGACGGTGGTCACGGCCGGCTTGGACGGCTATGCAGGGGAACACCGCGCACCGTTGCCGCCGCTGGGGGCGTATGACCTGCATCTTTTCCTGGACGCGAGCTCATTGGAAGTATTTGCTGGGGGTGGACGGGCAATTATCACCGACCTGCTGTTTCCTGCTCAGCCCATTTGTGAGGCGACCTGCACCATTAAAGGTTTAGATCATGGGTCCTTCACGGGAGCACTCTGGCCGTTGAGCCAAGCCGACTTCAGTACCTGA